CTTCCAGATCAAGTCTCGCACACAGATGAAATTTTCTGTGGAGACCAGGCGACCAAAGCACCTGGACTCACGTGGGTCAGGGCCATAGAACTGGTGCAGGCAGTTGCGCAGGGCCTGCAACAGCTGCATTTGGGTGTCGGCATGACACAGCACATAGTCAGGGGCCACAGCGCTCTGCCCTGCGTTGTGGAAGCGAGCCCAGGCAATACGGCGTGCCGCAGTAGCCACGTCACAGTGTTGGTCCACGTAGCATGGGTTCTTCCCACCCAGAACCAGACTGACTGGCGTGAGGGTTCGGGCTGCACTCAGTGCCACCTTGCTACCAAGTGCACTGTTGCCTTGGGGAATCACACAAAGGCAAAGTACAATCAGGTTCTACATGCTGCTGAAAGTAgaaaccccccacacacacacacacacacacacacacacacacaaagtgacagCTCACCTGTCAAGAAGATGTGATCAAATTTTAGATCAACCATTTCTGGTAGGTCACTGGAGCCCGTGAGGATCACATGGTAGCATTCCTACAGACAAATTTGCATTTAGAGTCAGATGTATGGCAGACATACCTGCTCAAGGAAGTACCACAGCTCAGCCAAACAGACCACCCAAGCCTTCACCAGCTTGAATATTCAATAACTATCTGCAAAGATCTGAAAGGCTGCAACACTGTGATACCACTTCAAGCACCTCAGTATAGAGAAGTCATGGAACAAGTCACTTGCATTATCCAAGTAAGAGGGAATGATTCTGTCCAAAAGCTCTGCAGTGTGAGGGCTGGTTTCAGAGGGGTTGATGATCACACAGTTTcctgaagaggaaaaaaaaaattattcaaagaatttttataaaaagaacAGGCTGTTGAGGAAATCAATTCTACATTGCTCCACAAGTGAATGTGCGAGAGTGTGCCCTGTGCTGGCATATCCCAGCTCAGCCCTGTTTGAGATGTGATTGGCCTTGGACCACTGCAGACAAGCAACTCTATGCATTCCTCACATAGCAACAGGGTAAATTGGTCCCATGAACTCAACCAGTTAAGCTAGTCACTTTGGGAGGGTAGATCTTAAATTTTGCATAAATAAGAGACTATATAAATTTAACACTTGCATTCATTGATTACCAATAAGCACTTGcacaatgcagggtcacagtggtccaagCCCATCCCAGATATTTATGGGAGACAAGGTATGCCCTGGATGGAGAAACATTAATGCTTATGATATAAAGTAGTCAAGATTGCTGCCCATGTCTTTCACTCAAAGAGCACAGTAACTTGAAATGCACTGTGCAGcaccatgaaaaaagtaatgttCATTTAACAGCAAGATTACTGTAGTCATGTTCTAAAAAGCTATTTAACTATTTAGGGACTcaacctaggtttgaatcccacctcatgctatAGTACCCTGCGCTAAAAATAGAGCAGTTTTGAGAAGCTTAAAGACATTACTCatgagaaatgtcagctaaaacTAAATTTGCCATTTGAGTTTATAGTGCATTTACCTTAATCGATGCGATTTGTTCACAAGGCCAGCACCATTGGATATATTATGTGCATATAGTAGTTTAGTTATGGAAAAAGCAAATACCTGAAGTAAAAATATCACTAAACCTGGTAAAAAACACATGCATTGAATAAGCTCATTGTAGTGGTTTTTGTTGTACAAGAGGCTGCTATTTGAGGGCTggatgtattaaaaataaagtgtttctgGACTGGGATGTTCAAACAAGAACCTGGGCCAGTtctataaacaggtaaaccATAGCAAGTGCCAGGATCTAGGGATACTAAAACTGCTTctaaaaaggttaaaaaaccATTGCCCAGTAAAGCCCCATGTCTTTGAAATTGTGGCATTTTAGAGGCAACTTCCTACTCAGTTGCATGAATTTCACACTGTATAACATGACATTTGTTACCTTAACCATGTTCAGTCTTTAGTATTCACtcctttttcagttattaaaatataaaatttgtgttctgtgccTGTATAATGTTCAGATGTTTAAGTTACATGAAAACAATTTGTATCCATAATAATTTGTGCACCcatcttttatatatatatataaaaaaaaaaaaaagtctcaagaACCAGCAAAGGGAAATGCCCAACACAGGGAAATTCAGGGCAGCAGTTgaccacacacactgcacccaCAGCTGCATCCTTGTTTCTTTACAGTATGAAGCAAAAATGTGTGGGGCAGATCAGTGACTGACATGTGGATGAACAGTTAACACACAAGTCCACTGACCTGCAGCAATGGCACCAACCAGCGGCACCAGGCAGTGCTGCACCGGGCTGCACCAGGCCCCCACCACAAGCACCACCCCAAGAGGCTCACTCACAACCATGCACTCATCAAGGGAGGTCACCTGCCACTCAGGATAAGAATGAGTAGTTAGTAGGAAACTGCCACACAAGCTAAGAAATCCAAAAATGTTGGTATGCGGTGGGGAACCACATGACAACCATCTGAGAGGGTTACAATGTAAACTAAGAGCCAGCCATAGGCAAGACCACAAAATAATCAGCTTTGAGCTCCACAACAGTCTGCTTTGTTTCTCAAACAAAGCACATtccttccccccccaccccccactagTGGGTCTCACACAAAGCTAAGCCACACCATACTGGAGTGCACTGGCTGTTCCTCAAACACCATGGTCTCACCAGGGTCCGGTCAATACACTGTGGCTCCATCCACCTCTTGAGGTTGCTGGTGGCATAAAGAGCTTCATTCTTCACCACAACCAGCTCTGACATCACAGTCTCGAAGCGGGGCTGCAAGAATGACAGCGTCCCCAGTTACATCCAAAAGGAAGTAACTTTAGAAAGTGTAAAAGCTACATCGCATTCCAGTGCAATCTTCCACATCATCCTGCAATAGCCATCAACACCTAGACTCCTCAGCAGTGCAGCTGTAAATTTTACACAGCATGGTCAGTCCAAACCTTGCGAAGATCCCTGGAGAGCGCATCCACGAAGTCGCACTCGTGGTCTACAAGCATGCGAACGAGGGCGTCCAGCTGGGTACGGCGGAAGCTCTCCGTCAAGGTGCGGCCCATCCGAAAGGCTCCTCTCGCCCTCTGCAGCAGTTTCTCGCAAACCGTCAGACAGCTCTTCACACAGGGGTCCCCAGGCTTGGTCCTGCAAGACAACACCAGCACATCTACAAAGCACCCAAGAGAAGATCCCCACCTCAGCAGGTCACGCAAACCATGTCAGCCCACCTGGACTCCAATGCCATAACCTGAGAACATTCTATCAGCAGCCCACAATGGACAACCTGTTTCTAAGTGAAACAAATATGCATCTAAACACAGTTTTCCCCACTTCACTTACTCACACACAGTAAGTCACTGTGCGTTTGTTTTCTATAGTTTCAGTTTGTTCTTTAAGCTGTTAGCTTGTTCATAGTTTTGTTATGTTGCCAACTCATCCTTCATGGATTGGGGGTTTGAACTGCACCACAGTATTTCACCCTAGACTGTCAAAGTCAGAGAACTTCTGCTCTGTACAAACCCAGCAAtaccaaaggcaccagctcaaCAACTAaaacaaccaccaccaccaccaccaccaccaccaccaccaccaccaccacccagagcaggactgttAGTCCATAGCACATGAGgccaggtacaccctggacaggacaccagtccatttgCAAGGCAATTAGACTAGTCTCTCACACAGGGCAGTTTAAAAGAATCCAACCGAAATtactttggactgcgggaggaccGCAGTGAGCACGGGAGATCATGCAAAGTCTGGCAGATCTGAAGAGCCTTCAGCTACAggacacacagcagacacttttggCACCAACACGGCTGAACGGATGCTTGATTTGCGAAGTTCTGCTTGTTAACGGTTTAGCCCCGTAGCGTTGCGCTCATCAACAACGGTCACATGATAATTTATAAACACAAACTGTCAAACACTTGCTCCGATGAAAAACGCAACGAACAACAAGTTGTACCACTTTATCCTACAAGAGGAGAGCAACGAAAGAACTTTTACCTCCGGAGCGAGCGGAACCAGCGGCTCGGAGAGGGAGAAGGGTTCGGGTTCGTGTCCATGTTCACAGTCAGACTCGGTAGCGAACTCATGGTGCCGGAAGCTGTCTGGTCCGCGCGCCTCCCTATTTATCGCGGATTGAGGTGCCGAAGCCGTTCGTCACGTGCTCCCCCGAATCGAACACGACGTTCACGCAACTTCCAAACCCAGGCGCGAGAAACGCTAATAAAGGCTAAGAAATACCAATAAGGCTAATGAAGACAAAGGTCCGCCGCAGTTCAGCGGTTTTGTCCTGAGTCCCGCCTCTCTCAACACTTTGCGCTTTCACGAGATTGTACGGAAATAATTCGACACCGAAACGcgttaaaaagcaaaaaagtgttCATTTAACGTCCTCAGCCCGTGACGATGAATTAGCGAAGAGACGCCACGCAAATCACTTGAAAATTGCCACGTGAACAGAATAAGTAcatattacattcatttatcagacgttTTCCCCccagcgacgtacatctcaagaAAGTACACTTTGTGAATCATATTAAgattagcaggaagagaaacatACGGAAAATGGAACggaattaaatgaaacattacaaCAAATCCTCCGTTTCCTTTATCTGGAACTTAGAGTTTAGTAGTGTTCTTGTTTTCAAGATACAGAAATCATTATTTCCGAACTGTGACGTCacgaccccccctcccccaacgcTGTTTGTGTCCTTTATAGTAATATATTGTAGCGCTTGTTgatgtttcagtattttattagGAGTAGGTTACGTGACGCAAATTCTCTGTATTTTTAACAATATGATCTCGTTAAGAGATGATAACGGAGCTGTAAAGCCTCTTGCTCTtggtttttttcttgctgtttgttGTTACTCAGTTCGGCACTTATTTTCTGAGGTGACCGCACGTGCCGATATTGAAcgtaaagcccccccccccgcatttTAAACAGGTAATGAGTTAAAATTGATAGATAAAAGTCTTTGCGTAGAAACAAATATACTTACAGTGAGTTACccattttatttagctgagtcGCAGCCTCCGGACTCAGTGGTTGCCGGTTCGGATCCCACCTAGTGGTGCTGTGGAACCCCTGTtgaaggtccttaccctgaattgccccagtaaatattgcccagctgtatatatgggtaaatcaaagtaaccagtttaacagtgtaagttgaagtaaatgtaaatgtgggcatggggcagcaggtagtgcagtggttaaggtgctgccttgtaatctgaaggttgtcgCTTGAAATCCCACTCTTGATGAAGGGATTTAACCTAAACTGATACATCAGGAATAGTATAAATGCTTCAGTAATTGTAAAGTTTATCTAAcactgttagttgctttggacaaaggtttcaGCCAATACCTTTAGATTTAGTAAATGGTCAGGGCAAAGTTGCAAAAAATAAGGCATTTCAggaataatattttcattaacattcACCCTGACTAGCAGAGTATTTCATGATCTTATGAAAAGATTGACGTTGGTGCCCAAGCTTTTACGCAGACATGAATCGCAGAGACTGGGACCCATGCTGAGGTTTGGCTCTCCCATGTCCCCCTTCAACCTGCCACTATGGGCTGTTTCGAACCCCTCTCCCACTGGCCCAGGAACACATACCCAGTTGTCTCCCCTGGCTGTGTAGAGACAATGTTTATTTAACAGCTCTTTTCAACACATCACAGTGcaacagcaatgttttttttttttactgtatgctTAACATGCAAAAATCCAATTAAAAGTTTATCATATCTGTGCAGCAGTTTAGGACAATTAATCatgataaatacattttaatttttcttccaaCTGGAGTGCTGGAGTCTCACATATGCTTAAATAAAAGGAGTAATTTGAGCTTTATTTTACACAGATTCAGTATACATTAGAATGTGCAGTTACATATTAATGATGTTATCTCCATTCTGGAAAAAATGGctttttgggggtgggggcaacCAAATAGGCCAGATAGATGGACTCTGAGCTGTATTGTCACATgtagagagaaaaacacaacagcagacaattcacaaaaaacacagacactaATCCAGttgtatttaagaaaaaagtttacatGAGTAGTTACCAGTTTTGTTGTTATATTACAACAAAAATAAGTTGAATTATAcacaattttttcattttacagtgaaacaGCCTTTAAAACAACTAGAATTTCAAACAGTGCAACCAATATTTTAACCGTCAAAGATGCTTTCAAAAGTTCAGAGGGAGACAGTACTTGAGACGTATTGTTTTTTCTCCTAGCTGCTGCTTTAACAAGGGAGAGCGTCAAATTTTATGACATCATTAAACACTGACGAGTAAGATCACAAAAGCACACTTGGCTTAGCCTGTGACATTACCTTTTGGGTATCGCCATCttcgaccgaccgaccgactcCCCCACATTATCTCAACAATCAGCAGCTTCATTCCAGAGCTCAAGCCATTTGACAGTCAATTGTGTCAAGGAGACACAAGCGTCATTCACCATCACCATTAGATTTGACATCAGTATCTATATTTGTGTAGAAGCCCTTGAGATGGCATTACGACAGGACTCATGTGACTACAGCATGCTGACAACAAAACTAAGCCCTTTCTTATAAAACTTTGGAGAAGTTCGCAAAATTTTGCATGGCAGAgagcaaaacaacagaaaatcaATCCGCTCACAAAAACATGTGGGACACCTCGGATCAGGTTCCTCTCCCATTTTCATACTGATTCCAATAGGATAAATGTTAATACGTATAATAATTTCCATATAGATACATATATCTCCATCCATCAGTACACTGTAGTCCAAATTCAGAATTGCATTCTAATGACCTTGAAGACAACTCACTCTTTACAGACTCAATATCAATGGTTATCAATAAAGCAACAACTTCTTTCCTTTTTGTAGTACACATGACTGTGATGAAGATGTGGGAACTTAAAATCAGAGGGAGACTCACGATTCTGCAGTTTGACATCTGCTCATCACAGCTGAGAATAAGCTCTGCTGTGCACATCTTAATTCGCAATAAATCACAACTAATACACTGTTCATTTTGCCAACTGCTGTGTTTGCAACAATGCATGACAGTCTTTTACAGAGAGGGATGTTTTGACACTTGTCCTCTAGACAATTTATAAGCAAAACAGATGGAGGCAGGAATCACATAAAACTTTAGTTGCTTGTTCctcatgcacaaacacactgaataaTTCTTCAGAAAGACAGATTTGCATAAGTCTGACATAAgctattgcttttttttccccatattttccTGTGAACCTTTCACCTTCTTCAGCAGTTTTAAGAGATTGCACACGCATACATAACCAGCACAACACATCTCTTTGCCAGCACCATATAACCCTGTAAATGGCCAATTTTGTTAACACTCCACTAGGATACCtgttaaaaaagggaaaaaatccAACAACCCAAGTACATTCTCTCTActgtgaaaaagagaaatgcaaaGTGAAGACCCTGCTTTTGCTTTCAAGGGACAGATcgatgcattaaaaaaaaaagactagaaaCTAATCTGCCCATGTCACAGGTGAGGCATGTGTGAGTGCTGGCTCTTCAGCTTTTGGCTGAACAGTTTCATTCCAGGTTACTGAGGACAGGTGGGTAAACCCTACCCCTACAGCCGCATCTCATAGCTGTTCCAGCGGAACATCCAATGTGTCCAAACTCTGTAGCTGGAGGAATTCGGGCTCCTGCCCTCTTGTGTGGTTGTTTTGTCCCCACAATTTATGGCTTCATTCCAAAGGATTAAATTTGACATTTCTAATTTGACAATGTGGCACAGAACTGCCTTCAAGGAGTTGACGCATGAGCAGAAGCATAATGTAGATCCACTGAGTGGAGAAACAGGCTCTTGATCTGCTTGCCTGTACATACTTATTGCCTGAGGCAATAAAAAGGAGAAATGATGATAAGGAACATCACTTGAGCATAAAGCTATTTGGGAAAATGGCTTGATATTTTTTATCTGGGGTCTGAAGCAATTAAAAGCTGATCACAGAAATCTTCTGCGCAAAGGTGCAACCTTAAATTGGACTTGATtcagaataaaaacataaaaaagtacaaaaaagtaGGGAATGCCTCTCTTATGGACCTTAGAAATTCGCTACTGGGAGGTGACAGATAATGCTGAGAACTGAAGTCCAGGATACTACTGTACACAATGCTGGGTTTCAGTTTCATCATATATAAAGCGGCAAATGACAGTGGCTTGTACTGGGGGGAATAACTATGGTACTGGGGTGGTTGTAGGAATATCGACCAATATGGAATCAGTAACTTCTTTCAAGGAAGGCAATGCTATTTAAAAAGAGACATCAAAACGCGTCCTCTTTCACTATGTAGGACatcatctttaaaaataaaacatttttcctcttcAAAAAGGTGCTTtcaacattattaaaaaaagagaattagACTCAAAGACAAGTCTTTTCCCAACTCTAGCCTAAACAAGTTTCTATTTTCATCATCAATACCCAGCATTCCTTTGTTCATAGAAGTGTTTCATGGCTTGCAGCTGTATTGCTCTCCAGTTCAACAAACGTAGTGAGATCAAGAGAGTTGTTCATCTGCCTGAGGAATACTACAGTTGGAGCCATGGTTAGGcatgtaattaaattaatagttGAATTACAGTAATATACTATGTTTTAAACCACAGTTAAGGGTGGGTAGTGTTAGTAGAAGGGGATTAGCTCCACTGACACAACAGTCAGGTTTTTATAAATGGTCAAAACCAACACTTAAATGTCTGTGCTTGTCATATCCACACACCAGCCACCTTGGATGGTTTCAAATCAGATGCAGGAGTGTGGCCATACATCAGCATTGGTGCAGTCTGCTGTTTGTGGGAGTGTTGGGGCAGAGCTCCTCTGAATGTCAAAGGTCGGGGTCGAGTGCATGTATGCATTTTGATTGCTGAGAAGGGGGAGGTCACTCTAGGACAGTTCGAAGCCTGTGTTCATGCTGATGGCGTAACGGAGTTTGTCGCGCAACACGCTCTTCTTGCTGTAATTGGGCAGCTTAAGCAAGTTGaagcaggtggaggaggtgggCAGTCGGCCCCCAGGTTCCTTTTTCCGAATGGTGAAGAAACCCCTGAGGACACTGCCCAGTGTGTCTCCCGTGTCCTGGatagaagaacacacacagaggcactcGAGTTCAGTTTCATTCTTTCTCATGAATAGGAGTGAAGCTTTGTGGTCTACCAATAATAGTGGTCTCTAAGCAGGTGCCACAGCTCTCACAAGTGCATTGCTTACAGGTCTATGACTAATAAGATCAATATTCATCAATTAATTGCAAATAAAGAcctaaaatgctttaaaaaaccCTGTCAACCTAGCCACACACAGAATTGCAGGTAGCAAATCTAGCTcaatttccttaaaaaaatcaaaatatctggcaaaaggtacctTTGCCAATGAGCCTTTACagatacctttaaaaaaaaaaaaaaagacaaaatacaaaGATCACATGTTGCAACCTGGTCTCACCTGGTCATCAGAGACTTCCACACAACGGATAGAGAAGGGGGGCTTGAGGTAGGCAAAACCCAGGAGCGGAGGGCGGGAGCAGCTGGTGACAAACTGAGGCCAACAACCAACAACAACAGATCAGTGGAGAGACACCAGATCTGACACACAACCATAGCAGAGGGGCGTTACAGTGGGTCACCTTCAGGAACATGGCCCTCTCTTCAGCAGAGAAGTCACTGGATAAAATGTCCCAAAGCCAAATAATCACACGGTGGCTGCTGTGGAAACCTCCGTAGTACACCGTGTGTTTTCTGTAGGAAACAGGTCAAAGAGCTTTGTGAAAATTATATCAATACACAATGTATCTCTCTATTCcataacactacacacacacacacacacattttcagaaccgcttgtcccttacggggtcacggggaaccagagcctacccggcaacacagggcgtaaggccggagggggaaggggacacacccaggacgggacgccagtccgccgcaaggcaccccaagcgggacttgaaccccagacccaccggagagcaggactgtggtccaacccactgcgccaccgcaccccctccataaCACTAtccataaattattaaaaaccaaGAAAgaatgggccagcaggtggggtagtgttcaaagctgtcaccttgtactttgaggtttgaattccatctcCTGCGGGAGTACCCCTGAGAAAGGCAATTACCCTGAATGGATATGGTAAAacttgtaaatacacacacacacacacacacacacacacacattttcagaaccgcttgtccctcacagggtcacgggaaagcggagcctacccggcaacacagggcgtaaggccggagggggaaggggacacacccaggacgggacgccagtccgtcgcaaggcaccccaagcgggactcgaaccccagacccaccgaagagcaggactgcggtccaacccactgcgccaccgcatcccctaacTTGTAAATATAATGGTAAAAAATTTAACATGTAACCTGGTTTggataaaatgaaatacaggcTGTCCCCAACTTGCAAACTTTTAAATTGCAAACCTTTTGCCAATACAAACTTTTCTAAGAGGCATCAGAGAGCTAACATACCAACTGAAATCACAAGTGTCACGATGTACCAACAGGTAGCACTCGCAAATAATGAACAgtgccttaattttttttaaaaactggaaaagacggaaaagaagcaaacagaatGTGTACAAGTTGTATAGGATCCTATACCTTCTACATCTACAAGTTTTGAGCATTCAGTGAAATGCTGCCTCTCCATTGTCCTCCATCTCCATGCTCGAAGTTGGTGCACAGTTATCGTTTAGTTCTGGCCAAGGTTCTTTATTGGGCTTTGTTATTTAGAATATACTGCAGATACCCCTGCCAGGGGGACGCCAAATGTCAAGGCACGTGAACCAGGTGTCGCAGCTCACCAGAGAAAGAGCCTGTCTGTCCCCATCAGTGCCTGAATGCTGCTAAATGGGAGACAGTCTGTTGTTCTGCTGTGTTCACATCTGGACATTCCTGCTACTGTGGAGCTGTGCTGTTCGGGTTGCCAACATTTACCTTTAGCTATTGAGGAGCCCCCAGCCTGCCTGTGTTATAGTCGACTTACAAACCTTGAGTAATGAAGCAACTCCTGGTTCCAATTAAGTCAGTAAACAGAGGACAGATGGTAAcacagaggttagagctgctgcctttggactccaaggtcacagattcaaatcccacttcttacTGTAGTAGAggaaggtacttgccttaaattgctccagtaaaattaccccactgtataaatgggtaaatatacatacatacattttcagaaccgcttgtctctcacggggtcacgggaaagcggagcctacccggcaacacagggcgtaaggacggaggggacacccaggacgggacgccagtccatcgcaaggcaccccaagcgggactcgaaccccagacccaccggagagcaggactgcggtccaacccactgcgccaccgcataaatgggtaaatagttctaggtaacttaacactggaagctgctttggagaaaagcattacataaatgagtaaatgtaaacataggaCCAGCTGTaactttgtaaaacaaaaaagttcaaGTTTTAGGAAAGGTGTTTAAGAataagtgttttacatttaaaaaaggaactTATATTATGGGTAatctggactgctggtagccaaacatgaaaaaatgaatgaatgaatgaatgatgtgGATGGATGATGGTCTCACGCTTACTTGAGGTCATCCAGGTCAATCTCAGCATTGTCCCCAGAGATGAGGCGCTGCACCTCTGGAGTGGAAAACATGTGCAGCCACTCGGGGTTGATGATGCAGCGGAAGCCGCGGATGAATGCCACCGTCTGATCCTTaatctgtgtgtgcatgcggaAGTGCGCCATCAGATGAATGTAGCTGATCCTGGAAAAGAGCAGATGGGCTTAAGATTTGGGTGGGGTTCGGTACGGCACTCACAGCCTGGTACAGACAATATGTATTAGTGTTACACAACAGACCATTAATATGTTTGGTTCAATAATTCTTAATATACTAAAAGATTACggggaaaaaaattcatataCTCGTGCTAATGGGGAAAAGCTGGTTGCTTCTGAAAAACTCACTTATTTTCATTGGTGACAGGCATGGTCTTTCCCCCAGGAATCAGCTCGTGACAGACCAGCTGAGGAGAAATACCCATAGGTCTTTAACCCGGGTATATCACCTATCCTGGGTAAGCGTGTAACCATGTGAGTGAGCGACTGAACCACAGAACCAGACTGTGTGTGACCAGCTGATATTACCTGCCCCATGACATCTTCATCATACGACAACGTCAGGCCCAGGTCACTGACATCCCCATCATAGCGCTGTGATCACAGAAGAACCAGGTGAGAAAACAGGCAAAACTTAATGGAAACAGACGTGAGACTAAAAGGTTCCTGACCTTTATGGATGTGAGGTTTTTGTAGAACTCAGAATCCAGGGACGGCAACTCATCAATGGAGCTGTAAAAGGTGCTGTGGTGATGACCCAGAACTTGGCTCAGGAAGAAGGAGGCAAAGGGCACATCCACCACAATGCCCTGGTCAACACAGAAATTAGGGGCATGGCGAGAAAtgtccatcatcatcaacatTATCCTCATCACTAGGTCTGATTAGATGTTACTGGTGACTCAGGTACTCAAGGTCACATGGAAAATGGGGtgaccaggaggaagaagagagatAGAAAGGAGACTGGGTCTGTGAGTGGTCCTGCCAGTTTTAACCGTTGAGAAATTTTTAGAAAGAAGGTAAAGTCCTTTTTAGAATGTGACAGAC
The window above is part of the Scleropages formosus chromosome 19, fSclFor1.1, whole genome shotgun sequence genome. Proteins encoded here:
- the aldh3b4 gene encoding aldehyde dehydrogenase family 3 member B1 isoform X3, with the protein product MGNSLTKPGDPCVKSCLTVCEKLLQRARGAFRMGRTLTESFRRTQLDALVRMLVDHECDFVDALSRDLRKPRFETVMSELVVVKNEALYATSNLKRWMEPQCIDRTLVTSLDECMVVSEPLGVVLVVGAWCSPVQHCLVPLVGAIAAGNCVIINPSETSPHTAELLDRIIPSYLDNECYHVILTGSSDLPEMVDLKFDHIFLTGNSALGSKVALSAARTLTPVSLVLGGKNPCYVDQHCDVATAARRIAWARFHNAGQSAVAPDYVLCHADTQMQLLQALRNCLHQFYGPDPRESRCFGRLVSTENFICVRDLIWKSGKVEIGGQVNEAERYIAPTVLTEVVESDPIMQQEVFGPVLPILTVQNLDEAVSIICRQEKPLCVYVYSSNSKVVSRLMRDTSSGSFCANDCILQSLLVMLPFGGVGASGMGSFHGRHSFDTFSHRKSCLLRSTRIECITYLRYPPYEDHNLSLMTWASTLSSRSQGWCQIL
- the aldh3b4 gene encoding aldehyde dehydrogenase family 3 member B1 isoform X2: MFHLIPFHFPTKPGDPCVKSCLTVCEKLLQRARGAFRMGRTLTESFRRTQLDALVRMLVDHECDFVDALSRDLRKPRFETVMSELVVVKNEALYATSNLKRWMEPQCIDRTLVTSLDECMVVSEPLGVVLVVGAWCSPVQHCLVPLVGAIAAGNCVIINPSETSPHTAELLDRIIPSYLDNECYHVILTGSSDLPEMVDLKFDHIFLTGNSALGSKVALSAARTLTPVSLVLGGKNPCYVDQHCDVATAARRIAWARFHNAGQSAVAPDYVLCHADTQMQLLQALRNCLHQFYGPDPRESRCFGRLVSTENFICVRDLIWKSGKVEIGGQVNEAERYIAPTVLTEVVESDPIMQQEVFGPVLPILTVQNLDEAVSIICRQEKPLCVYVYSSNSKVVSRLMRDTSSGSFCANDCILQSLLVMLPFGGVGASGMGSFHGRHSFDTFSHRKSCLLRSTRIECITYLRYPPYEDHNLSLMTWASTLSSRSQGWCQIL
- the aldh3b4 gene encoding aldehyde dehydrogenase family 3 member B1 isoform X1, with the protein product MSSLPSLTVNMDTNPNPSPSPSRWFRSLRRTKPGDPCVKSCLTVCEKLLQRARGAFRMGRTLTESFRRTQLDALVRMLVDHECDFVDALSRDLRKPRFETVMSELVVVKNEALYATSNLKRWMEPQCIDRTLVTSLDECMVVSEPLGVVLVVGAWCSPVQHCLVPLVGAIAAGNCVIINPSETSPHTAELLDRIIPSYLDNECYHVILTGSSDLPEMVDLKFDHIFLTGNSALGSKVALSAARTLTPVSLVLGGKNPCYVDQHCDVATAARRIAWARFHNAGQSAVAPDYVLCHADTQMQLLQALRNCLHQFYGPDPRESRCFGRLVSTENFICVRDLIWKSGKVEIGGQVNEAERYIAPTVLTEVVESDPIMQQEVFGPVLPILTVQNLDEAVSIICRQEKPLCVYVYSSNSKVVSRLMRDTSSGSFCANDCILQSLLVMLPFGGVGASGMGSFHGRHSFDTFSHRKSCLLRSTRIECITYLRYPPYEDHNLSLMTWASTLSSRSQGWCQIL